The Toxorhynchites rutilus septentrionalis strain SRP chromosome 3, ASM2978413v1, whole genome shotgun sequence genome includes a region encoding these proteins:
- the LOC129773717 gene encoding epidermal growth factor receptor isoform X2 — translation MGNKMEQWKWKTFALSVLILLQSFGFGSCYLKDYIHKQEDNEMRDIFGSYTSRVCIGTNGRMSVPSNREYHYKNLRDRYTNCTYVDGNLEITWIQNSSYDLGFLQHIREVTGYVMISHVDIPQVILPRLQIIRGRTTFKLNKWEDEFGLFVSFSQMNTLEMPALRDILSGSVGMFNNYNLCHVKTINWEEVFSDPRAHYRYTFNFTTPERNCPPCHHSCEAGCWGEGAHNCQKFSKLNCSPQCSQGRCFGSKPRECCHLFCAGGCTGPTQKDCLACKNFYDDGVCKQECPPMQRYNPTNYLWEPNPEGKYAYGATCVRNCPEHLLKDNGACVRTCPPNKMAQNGECVPCNGACPKTCQGEGIVHSGNIDKYKDCTIIEGSLEILDQTFDGYQQVFSNFSFGPRYIKIHPDRLEVFSTLKEISGFINIQGYHVDFKNLSYFRNLEVVGGRQLKENLFASVYIVKTSLRSLELKSLKRVNSGAVVILENDQLCYAQEIDWSKIKKSADHDSVIMSNRNTTLCHKEGMFCDEQCTSAGCWGKGPEQCLECANFVYQAKCLDSCKSLPKIYQVNSKTCGDCHQECSDSCYGPNADNCGSCVNVKDGKFCVSECPKTKYDLNGTCVACHKTCIGCNGPRDTIAPNGCISCDRAIMRGDGTVERCLMKDEPCPDGYYSERVEQDEGPLKQLSGKSVCRKCHPRCKKCTQYGFHEQVCQECASYKRGEQCEDECPVDHFVNENTRECLPCHSECRGCRAAGEDQCNDCRNLKLYDGDPFDNSTAFNCTSVCPPTHPYKHFPLETSKIGPYCSADQVQSGFRLEASTTPFVLLVALALAVLFALALCMIYLYCKQKNKKDAVKMTMALAGCEDSEPLRPTNVGPNLTKLRIIKEAELRRGGYLGMGAFGRVVKGVWMPEGESVKIPVAIKVLMEMSGSESSKEFLEEAYIMASVEHPNLVKLLAVCMTSQMMLITQLMPLGCLLDYVRNNKDKIGSKALLNWSTQIARGMSYLEERRLVHRDLAARNVLVQTPSCVKITDFGLAKLLDYDSDEYRAAGGKMPIKWLALECIRHRVFTSKSDVWAFGVTIWELMTYGTRPYENVPAKDVPEQIESGDRLPQPDICSLDVYCILLSCWVLDADARPTFKTLAETFAEMARDPGRYLMIPGDKFMRLPSYTNQDEKDLIRTLAPAAEVPGTIVEAEEYLQPKTRPAMMIPHPSMEANGEVSKAMMYCKDPHKNNDETDSKAREVGVGDIRLNLPLDEDDYLMPTCQSQAPSVPGYMDLIGVPASVDNPEYLMGSAGSNLSNGLPTPPPPGVMQCANNNPVPNCPVNSSIPSMMHKSTVRVSTASPGTTINNNTVATNANKGEAIQLQHTTLHEPQAAPPTQTLGIPLSPTETETTSEHEYYNDLQRELLPLHRNETTV, via the exons TCTGTATTGGAACGAACGGTCGCATGTCGGTGCCTTCGAATCGCGAGTATCACTACAAGAACCTGCGCGATCGGTACACCAACTGCACATACGTGGATGGCAACCTGGAGATCACCTGGATCCAGAACTCGTCGTACGATTTGGGCTTCCTGCAGCACATTCGGGAGGTGACCGGCTATGTGATGATCAGCCACGTGGACATCCCGCAGGTTATTCTGCCCCGGCTGCAGATCATCCGTGGCCGGACGACGTTCAAGCTGAACAAGTGGGAGGACGAGTTCGGGCTGTTCGTGTCGTTTTCCCAGATGAACACGCTGGAGATGCCCGCTTTGAGGGACATTCTCAGCGGGTCGGTCGGTATGTTCAATAACTATAACCTGTGTCACGTGAAGACTATCAATTGGGAGGAGGTGTTCTCCG ATCCTAGAGCCCACTATCGGTACACGTTCAACTTCACAACCCCGGAGCGGAATTGTCCGCCCTGTCACCACAGCTGCGAAGCGGGTTGCTGGGGCGAGGGAGCCCACAACTGTCAGAAGTTCAGCAAGCTGAACTGTTCTCCACAGTGCTCGCAGGGGCGCTGCTTCGGCTCGAAACCTCGCGAGTGTTGCCACCTTTTCTGCGCCGGAGGCTGCACTGGTCCTACCCAGAAAGACTGCTTAGCTTGTAAGAACTTTTACGACGATGGCGTGTGCAAGCAGGAGTGTCCACCCATGCAACG ATACAACCCAACCAACTACCTGTGGGAACCGAATCCAGAGGGCAAATACGCCTACGGAGCAACCTGTGTTCGCAACTGTCCGGAACATTTGCTGAAGGATAATGGGGCGTGTGTCCGGACGTGTCCTCCAAACAAGATGGCACAAAATGGTGAGTGTGTCCCCTGTAACGGAGCATGTCCGAAAACATGCCAGGGAGAGGGTATCGTCCACTCGGGGAACATCGACAAATACAAAGACTGCACTATCATCGAGGGTTCGCTAGAGATACTGGATCAAACGTTCGACGGGTATCAGCAGGTGTTCTCGAACTTCTCGTTCGGTCCCCGGTACATAAAGATTCATCCGGATCGGTTGGAGGTGTTCTCAACGCTGAAGGAAATCAGTGGCTTCATCAACATTCAGGGGTATCATGTGGATTTTAAGAATTTGTCGTACTTCAGGAATCTGGAGGTAGTTGGCGGACGGCAGCTGAAGGAGAATCTGTTCGCGTCCGTGTATATCGTGAAG ACATCGCTTCGTTCCCTTGAGCTGAAATCTCTGAAACGGGTTAACTCGGGTGCGGTCGTCATTCTGGAGAATGATCAACTTTGCTACGCCCAGGAAATCGACTGGTCCAAAATCAAGAAGTCTGCCGACCACGACAGTGTGATTATGTCGAACCGGAACACAACCCTTTGTC ATAAAGAAGGGATGTTTTGTGATGAGCAGTGTACCAGTGCCGGTTGCTGGGGTAAAGGACCGGAACAGTGTCTTGAGTGTGCAAACTTTGTCTACCAGGCTAAATGTCTCGACAGCTGCAAGAGTCTACCAAA GATCTACCAGGTCAATTCGAAGACCTGCGGAGACTGTCACCAGGAATGCTCGGATTCGTGCTACGGCCCGAACGCTGACAATTGTGGGTCATGTGTGAACGTGAAGGACGGCAAGTTCTGTGTGTCGGAATGTCCGAAAACCAAGTACGATCTGAACGGAACCTGTGTTGCCTGTCACAAAACCTGCATAGGTTGCAATGGACCACGGGATACCATCGCGCCGAATGGTTGCATTTCGTGTGATCGTGCTATAATGCGAGGCGATGGAACCGTCGAGCGATGTTTGATGAAGGATGAGCCTTGTCCAG ACGGATACTACAGCGAACGCGTCGAACAGGACGAGGGTCCTCTGAAGCAGCTCTCGGGCAAATCTGTTTGCCGTAAGTGTCACCCACGTTGCAAGAAGTGCACCCAGTACGGATTCCACGAGCAGGTATGTCAGGAGTGTGCCAGCTACAAGCGGGGAGAGCAGTGTGAAGATGAATGCCCCGTGGATCACTTCGTCAACGAGAACACCCGTGAGTGTTTGCCGTGTCATTCGGAGTGTCGTGGCTGTCGGGCAGCGGGAGAAGACCAGTGCAATGACTGCCGCAATCTGAAACTCTACGATGGCGATCCGTTCGATAACTCCACCGCTTTCAACTGCACCAGTGTTTGTCCACCAACCCACCCGTACAAGCACTTCCCGCTGGAAACCAGCAAGATTGGTCCGTACTGTTCGGCTGATCAGGTACAGAGTGGCTTCCGGCTGGAAGCCTCGACCACTCCGTTTGTCCTGCTGGTGGCTCTTGCGCTGGCGGTTTTATTTGCGCTCGCTCTCTGCATGATCTACCTGTACTGCAAGCAGAAGAACAAGAAGGATGCCGTCAAGATGACTATGGCGCTGGCTGGATGCGAGGACTCGGAACCACTGCGACCGACCAACGTCGGGCCGAATCTAACCAAGTTGAGGATTATCAAGGAAGCAGAACTGAGACGGGGTGGTTATTTGGGGATGGGTGCGTTCGGACGGGTTGTGAAAGGTGTTTGGATGCCGGAAGGGGAGAGTGTTAAGATTCCGGTTGCGATCAAGGTGCTGATGGAGATGTCCGGGTCGGAATCGAGCAAGGAGTTCCTGGAGGAGGCGTACATTATGGCTTCGGTTGAGCATCCCAATTTGGTGAAGCTGTTGGCGGTTTGTATGACCTCGCAAATGATGCTGATCACTCAGTTGATGCCGCTGGGTTGTTTGTTGGACTATGTTCGCAATAACAAGGATAAGATTGGGTCGAAGGCTTTGCTGAACTGGTCGACGCAGATCGCTCGTGGTATGTCGTATTTGGAGGAACGTCGACTGGTGCATCGTGATCTGGCGGCGCGTAATGTGCTGGTTCAGACGCCTTCTTGCGTTAAGATAACCGATTTCGGGTTGGCCAAACTGCTGGACTACGATTCGGATGAGTATCGTGCAGCCGGAGGAAAGATGCCCATCAAGTGGTTAGCTTTGGAGTGCATTCGCCATCGTGTGTTCACAAGCAAGAGTGACGTTTGGGCGTTCGGTGTCACAATCTGGGAGTTGATGACGTACGGTACGAGACCGTATGAGAATGTTCCTGCCAAAGATGTTCCTGAACAGATTGAAAGCGGAGATAGACTTCCTCAGCCGGATATCTGTTCACTGGATGTCTACTGCATTCTGCTGTCCTGCTGGGTTCTGGATGCTGATGCACGACCAACGTTCAAGACTCTAGCGGAAACCTTTGCGGAAATGGCACGAGATCCGGGCCGATACCTGATGATTCCCGGAGATAAATTCATGAGACTGCCCTCGTACACCAACCAGGATGAGAAAGACCTCATCCGTACACTTGCTCCGGCCGCTGAAGTTCCCGGAACTATTGTCGAGGCCGAGGAATACCTTCAGCCGAAAACGAGACCTGCGATGATGATTCCACATCCCTCGATGGAAGCAAACGGCGAAGTGTCCAAGGCTATGATGTACTGCAAAGACCCGCACAAGAACAACGACGAAACGGACAGCAAAGCCCGCGAAGTTGGTGTTGGAGACATCCGACTGAATCTGCCTCTGGACGAGGATGACTACCTGATGCCAACTTGCCAAAGTCAAGCACCGTCGGTTCCCGGTTACATGGATTTGATCGGTGTACCCGCAAGTGTGGACAATCCAGAGTACCTGATGGGATCGGCCGGAAGCAATCTGAGCAATGGCCTTCCAACTCCGCCTCCACCGGGGGTGATGCAATGCGCCAACAACAACCCTGTTCCAAACTGCCCTGTGAATAGCAGTATACCTTCCATGATGCACAAGAGCACCGTTAGAGTTAGCACCGCCAGCCCCGGCACCACTATTAACAACAACACCGTAGCCACCAACGCCAACAAGGGCGAAGCCATACAGTTACAGCATACGACGCTCCACGAGCCCCAGGCAGCGCCACCAACGCAAACGCTTGGTATTCCGCTCTCCCCGACGGAGACGGAGACCACTTCCGAGCATGAATACTACAACGATCTTCAACGAGAGCTGCTGCCACTGCACCGGAACGAGACCACGGTTTAA
- the LOC129773717 gene encoding epidermal growth factor receptor isoform X1: MKGYNTSLAADWLLLAIVVIGALVTLSHARERSAGYEAYRNRQQRLQMEREAQLKRLEEKNSEFVKGKICIGTNGRMSVPSNREYHYKNLRDRYTNCTYVDGNLEITWIQNSSYDLGFLQHIREVTGYVMISHVDIPQVILPRLQIIRGRTTFKLNKWEDEFGLFVSFSQMNTLEMPALRDILSGSVGMFNNYNLCHVKTINWEEVFSDPRAHYRYTFNFTTPERNCPPCHHSCEAGCWGEGAHNCQKFSKLNCSPQCSQGRCFGSKPRECCHLFCAGGCTGPTQKDCLACKNFYDDGVCKQECPPMQRYNPTNYLWEPNPEGKYAYGATCVRNCPEHLLKDNGACVRTCPPNKMAQNGECVPCNGACPKTCQGEGIVHSGNIDKYKDCTIIEGSLEILDQTFDGYQQVFSNFSFGPRYIKIHPDRLEVFSTLKEISGFINIQGYHVDFKNLSYFRNLEVVGGRQLKENLFASVYIVKTSLRSLELKSLKRVNSGAVVILENDQLCYAQEIDWSKIKKSADHDSVIMSNRNTTLCHKEGMFCDEQCTSAGCWGKGPEQCLECANFVYQAKCLDSCKSLPKIYQVNSKTCGDCHQECSDSCYGPNADNCGSCVNVKDGKFCVSECPKTKYDLNGTCVACHKTCIGCNGPRDTIAPNGCISCDRAIMRGDGTVERCLMKDEPCPDGYYSERVEQDEGPLKQLSGKSVCRKCHPRCKKCTQYGFHEQVCQECASYKRGEQCEDECPVDHFVNENTRECLPCHSECRGCRAAGEDQCNDCRNLKLYDGDPFDNSTAFNCTSVCPPTHPYKHFPLETSKIGPYCSADQVQSGFRLEASTTPFVLLVALALAVLFALALCMIYLYCKQKNKKDAVKMTMALAGCEDSEPLRPTNVGPNLTKLRIIKEAELRRGGYLGMGAFGRVVKGVWMPEGESVKIPVAIKVLMEMSGSESSKEFLEEAYIMASVEHPNLVKLLAVCMTSQMMLITQLMPLGCLLDYVRNNKDKIGSKALLNWSTQIARGMSYLEERRLVHRDLAARNVLVQTPSCVKITDFGLAKLLDYDSDEYRAAGGKMPIKWLALECIRHRVFTSKSDVWAFGVTIWELMTYGTRPYENVPAKDVPEQIESGDRLPQPDICSLDVYCILLSCWVLDADARPTFKTLAETFAEMARDPGRYLMIPGDKFMRLPSYTNQDEKDLIRTLAPAAEVPGTIVEAEEYLQPKTRPAMMIPHPSMEANGEVSKAMMYCKDPHKNNDETDSKAREVGVGDIRLNLPLDEDDYLMPTCQSQAPSVPGYMDLIGVPASVDNPEYLMGSAGSNLSNGLPTPPPPGVMQCANNNPVPNCPVNSSIPSMMHKSTVRVSTASPGTTINNNTVATNANKGEAIQLQHTTLHEPQAAPPTQTLGIPLSPTETETTSEHEYYNDLQRELLPLHRNETTV, translated from the exons TCTGTATTGGAACGAACGGTCGCATGTCGGTGCCTTCGAATCGCGAGTATCACTACAAGAACCTGCGCGATCGGTACACCAACTGCACATACGTGGATGGCAACCTGGAGATCACCTGGATCCAGAACTCGTCGTACGATTTGGGCTTCCTGCAGCACATTCGGGAGGTGACCGGCTATGTGATGATCAGCCACGTGGACATCCCGCAGGTTATTCTGCCCCGGCTGCAGATCATCCGTGGCCGGACGACGTTCAAGCTGAACAAGTGGGAGGACGAGTTCGGGCTGTTCGTGTCGTTTTCCCAGATGAACACGCTGGAGATGCCCGCTTTGAGGGACATTCTCAGCGGGTCGGTCGGTATGTTCAATAACTATAACCTGTGTCACGTGAAGACTATCAATTGGGAGGAGGTGTTCTCCG ATCCTAGAGCCCACTATCGGTACACGTTCAACTTCACAACCCCGGAGCGGAATTGTCCGCCCTGTCACCACAGCTGCGAAGCGGGTTGCTGGGGCGAGGGAGCCCACAACTGTCAGAAGTTCAGCAAGCTGAACTGTTCTCCACAGTGCTCGCAGGGGCGCTGCTTCGGCTCGAAACCTCGCGAGTGTTGCCACCTTTTCTGCGCCGGAGGCTGCACTGGTCCTACCCAGAAAGACTGCTTAGCTTGTAAGAACTTTTACGACGATGGCGTGTGCAAGCAGGAGTGTCCACCCATGCAACG ATACAACCCAACCAACTACCTGTGGGAACCGAATCCAGAGGGCAAATACGCCTACGGAGCAACCTGTGTTCGCAACTGTCCGGAACATTTGCTGAAGGATAATGGGGCGTGTGTCCGGACGTGTCCTCCAAACAAGATGGCACAAAATGGTGAGTGTGTCCCCTGTAACGGAGCATGTCCGAAAACATGCCAGGGAGAGGGTATCGTCCACTCGGGGAACATCGACAAATACAAAGACTGCACTATCATCGAGGGTTCGCTAGAGATACTGGATCAAACGTTCGACGGGTATCAGCAGGTGTTCTCGAACTTCTCGTTCGGTCCCCGGTACATAAAGATTCATCCGGATCGGTTGGAGGTGTTCTCAACGCTGAAGGAAATCAGTGGCTTCATCAACATTCAGGGGTATCATGTGGATTTTAAGAATTTGTCGTACTTCAGGAATCTGGAGGTAGTTGGCGGACGGCAGCTGAAGGAGAATCTGTTCGCGTCCGTGTATATCGTGAAG ACATCGCTTCGTTCCCTTGAGCTGAAATCTCTGAAACGGGTTAACTCGGGTGCGGTCGTCATTCTGGAGAATGATCAACTTTGCTACGCCCAGGAAATCGACTGGTCCAAAATCAAGAAGTCTGCCGACCACGACAGTGTGATTATGTCGAACCGGAACACAACCCTTTGTC ATAAAGAAGGGATGTTTTGTGATGAGCAGTGTACCAGTGCCGGTTGCTGGGGTAAAGGACCGGAACAGTGTCTTGAGTGTGCAAACTTTGTCTACCAGGCTAAATGTCTCGACAGCTGCAAGAGTCTACCAAA GATCTACCAGGTCAATTCGAAGACCTGCGGAGACTGTCACCAGGAATGCTCGGATTCGTGCTACGGCCCGAACGCTGACAATTGTGGGTCATGTGTGAACGTGAAGGACGGCAAGTTCTGTGTGTCGGAATGTCCGAAAACCAAGTACGATCTGAACGGAACCTGTGTTGCCTGTCACAAAACCTGCATAGGTTGCAATGGACCACGGGATACCATCGCGCCGAATGGTTGCATTTCGTGTGATCGTGCTATAATGCGAGGCGATGGAACCGTCGAGCGATGTTTGATGAAGGATGAGCCTTGTCCAG ACGGATACTACAGCGAACGCGTCGAACAGGACGAGGGTCCTCTGAAGCAGCTCTCGGGCAAATCTGTTTGCCGTAAGTGTCACCCACGTTGCAAGAAGTGCACCCAGTACGGATTCCACGAGCAGGTATGTCAGGAGTGTGCCAGCTACAAGCGGGGAGAGCAGTGTGAAGATGAATGCCCCGTGGATCACTTCGTCAACGAGAACACCCGTGAGTGTTTGCCGTGTCATTCGGAGTGTCGTGGCTGTCGGGCAGCGGGAGAAGACCAGTGCAATGACTGCCGCAATCTGAAACTCTACGATGGCGATCCGTTCGATAACTCCACCGCTTTCAACTGCACCAGTGTTTGTCCACCAACCCACCCGTACAAGCACTTCCCGCTGGAAACCAGCAAGATTGGTCCGTACTGTTCGGCTGATCAGGTACAGAGTGGCTTCCGGCTGGAAGCCTCGACCACTCCGTTTGTCCTGCTGGTGGCTCTTGCGCTGGCGGTTTTATTTGCGCTCGCTCTCTGCATGATCTACCTGTACTGCAAGCAGAAGAACAAGAAGGATGCCGTCAAGATGACTATGGCGCTGGCTGGATGCGAGGACTCGGAACCACTGCGACCGACCAACGTCGGGCCGAATCTAACCAAGTTGAGGATTATCAAGGAAGCAGAACTGAGACGGGGTGGTTATTTGGGGATGGGTGCGTTCGGACGGGTTGTGAAAGGTGTTTGGATGCCGGAAGGGGAGAGTGTTAAGATTCCGGTTGCGATCAAGGTGCTGATGGAGATGTCCGGGTCGGAATCGAGCAAGGAGTTCCTGGAGGAGGCGTACATTATGGCTTCGGTTGAGCATCCCAATTTGGTGAAGCTGTTGGCGGTTTGTATGACCTCGCAAATGATGCTGATCACTCAGTTGATGCCGCTGGGTTGTTTGTTGGACTATGTTCGCAATAACAAGGATAAGATTGGGTCGAAGGCTTTGCTGAACTGGTCGACGCAGATCGCTCGTGGTATGTCGTATTTGGAGGAACGTCGACTGGTGCATCGTGATCTGGCGGCGCGTAATGTGCTGGTTCAGACGCCTTCTTGCGTTAAGATAACCGATTTCGGGTTGGCCAAACTGCTGGACTACGATTCGGATGAGTATCGTGCAGCCGGAGGAAAGATGCCCATCAAGTGGTTAGCTTTGGAGTGCATTCGCCATCGTGTGTTCACAAGCAAGAGTGACGTTTGGGCGTTCGGTGTCACAATCTGGGAGTTGATGACGTACGGTACGAGACCGTATGAGAATGTTCCTGCCAAAGATGTTCCTGAACAGATTGAAAGCGGAGATAGACTTCCTCAGCCGGATATCTGTTCACTGGATGTCTACTGCATTCTGCTGTCCTGCTGGGTTCTGGATGCTGATGCACGACCAACGTTCAAGACTCTAGCGGAAACCTTTGCGGAAATGGCACGAGATCCGGGCCGATACCTGATGATTCCCGGAGATAAATTCATGAGACTGCCCTCGTACACCAACCAGGATGAGAAAGACCTCATCCGTACACTTGCTCCGGCCGCTGAAGTTCCCGGAACTATTGTCGAGGCCGAGGAATACCTTCAGCCGAAAACGAGACCTGCGATGATGATTCCACATCCCTCGATGGAAGCAAACGGCGAAGTGTCCAAGGCTATGATGTACTGCAAAGACCCGCACAAGAACAACGACGAAACGGACAGCAAAGCCCGCGAAGTTGGTGTTGGAGACATCCGACTGAATCTGCCTCTGGACGAGGATGACTACCTGATGCCAACTTGCCAAAGTCAAGCACCGTCGGTTCCCGGTTACATGGATTTGATCGGTGTACCCGCAAGTGTGGACAATCCAGAGTACCTGATGGGATCGGCCGGAAGCAATCTGAGCAATGGCCTTCCAACTCCGCCTCCACCGGGGGTGATGCAATGCGCCAACAACAACCCTGTTCCAAACTGCCCTGTGAATAGCAGTATACCTTCCATGATGCACAAGAGCACCGTTAGAGTTAGCACCGCCAGCCCCGGCACCACTATTAACAACAACACCGTAGCCACCAACGCCAACAAGGGCGAAGCCATACAGTTACAGCATACGACGCTCCACGAGCCCCAGGCAGCGCCACCAACGCAAACGCTTGGTATTCCGCTCTCCCCGACGGAGACGGAGACCACTTCCGAGCATGAATACTACAACGATCTTCAACGAGAGCTGCTGCCACTGCACCGGAACGAGACCACGGTTTAA